In Apis cerana isolate GH-2021 linkage group LG3, AcerK_1.0, whole genome shotgun sequence, the sequence ttcatatactttaaatttttttaccaatCGAAATTAGGTCATCAAGATAAAGGGAAATCCATATACTTACATTATTCGCATTTTTgatgaatcaaaatataatgaattaaataaatagaagaatttaagatatttgaaatattttttatattttatgatattaattatacgattacatgaattgtttatttttttttttacatatctgTGATATTcagtatgaaattatttttagtcaaattattaattattaattagtcaaactaatttttatagtaaGTGTATTATCTGTAAATTAGAAGATTGTagctattaatttataatttttatacacataataacattttaatattttatatatctgtgaattaatatatattaagaaaaggaaacaaagttacatatacatacatattttcaaCAGCCTTGTAATAATGTCTAAAAAGACTAATTGCAACAAGATGTTAGTTCATCAGTTATCATCAGTGCTACCTGATGATAGACCTATCACAGCCATAAGTGTTGTTGAAGATATAGATAAGTGTCCACCAAATTTTACAGTGGTAtgttataagataatattatatttatattttttatcatattttatttaatgtttataaaaatatttttgaattaattattttatatataactatttacattattacattattaaataattcaactttttaattcaaataattatttttaaattttatttattaaacaattaatatcacaaaataatcataaattatgaattattattttactattaggTATCAAGAACATATGATCAAGATACTGATGCTGATTTATGGAGAGAAAGTGggctttttattaaaaaaaaaggtagatatatatgtttttcaaaGACTGAAGGTTTACCTCAGTGCGTTGTTGAAGATATAGCAGTCATTAATGAACGAGATACTCCTCCAGAAGGATACAGCATAATTTCTTACACTGTAGATTCAAGTGAGCATACGTAAGAGTGATTAATATatcacttattaaaaaaatattttcatttaatacatTGCAGTAATGAATTTTAGTGCAGAAAGCATGGAGAAAGAAACAAGTGtgctataaaattagaaataaagaattatgcTCAAAAGCAGTTACTGATATTATCATATGTAGTAGACTTATacataaagtttataatacaTCCAAAATGGCACCAAACGGATTTATTGCTGctgggtatatatatatatatttatatatataaatatgttaaaatgttataaaaatttaattattttattattattttctttattttttttcagtattGTTAATGGAGTTTGTGTTTGCTACAAAACTGTGGatattgtaaatgaaaattcaaattcacaatcatatgttaatatagagtatgaatcattttattttagaaattagaattagaatatatttatatcaattcttatataataattattatatactatattttatctagGTTACTTCAAAGTGTTTCTCCAAATTCATCAAATGGAACATCTCATAGAATACCTCCTGAAAGACCACCAAAACCAACAAATGGAGTTTATCCACAAATTAGTGGAACTGGAGGAAAGGATATAGAAGAATCTGACGATAGAGATTATGAAATTCTGAATCCTAATGTAAGAATTAGACCAACTAGACCTGCTCCACAACCTCCTACGTCAATAATTACTGGATCTACATCAATTTATGGTACACTGCCAGGATCTTCTGATTTAGATGGAGTtccatttattctaaattcacGTCTTAGTGTTCATTCTGATTCTTCTActgtaagttatttttatagaagttTGTATTTTCATGTTCATTatgtttttttgtaattaattatttacagaataaacttcctgtaattaaaatttggactcaagaaaatttggataaagaggtaagattgaaatatataatatattaatacacttgattataatatattatattatataatatattaatatatttttattctttatttttttttttttttgttagtttttttatgattttcgtGCAGAGAGAGAAACTTGAAGAAACCACTGTGCCAAATTAATTGTGTGATTCTTCATGCAATTTTTCAGCTATGTCTATACATTTGTATTGATAATGTAGCACTAGCCAAGTGTAATAGAGTGCCTGAACGAATGATTCATACTAATCTGTGAAAATGGAAtccttttaaaacatttattgatgaaatgtttgaatttaaatattgtccaTTTTCCGAAgtacttttttcttccatattCTATTTAGATTTTGATACCAGTGACAGTTAGCGTTGTATTTTTATAGAGTTGCGTTGTATTTTTATAGGtagtagaaattatatataattgtatcataTGTTCTAGTTGTTTATAAATCATcataaaatacttaatattatactGGTGTATTCCTATTTCTTAATCAAACgcaaaaaatctttcaataaagttatttttaattttatttccgacaaaaaaatatatttatttttttatttttatcctcgaACTCATTTTTGTCATTgtgtatttaatctttttacagAATACATATaacttacttttatattatttaattaagaaataattaactaataattatatacggatatacatatttcttaaatatcacaaaatttaaataacgatcaattgaaatatttaaaattttgtaaatttatgtacaattttatataatataagcgTAATTACGGGTTaagataaaaacataataatttaaatttatataatcatattttattataatgaatttgtctatttgtttcatttcatacaatataacaatattatttatttaacatttttaattttttattcagaattttcagtaaaaaataaaataaaaacgttttcataaaaacatttccgtagtaaataaaatactaattgcAATTTACAGCGAAAGaactaaatattaatgtatgtataatattgtcaattattattcaattaattattttgtcaattgcattaatattttaaataagtaggacatattttattaaaatatacaatacataaaaatatttttcaaatttaattaaataaattaactctcgtatctttcaatttctttaataacaaaaaatctgataaaatattaaaaagaggaaagaatattaataataatttacacgaaattatatatttcatgtacaaagaagaattttgtttGAACCACGGTTTCTTTCAACTTTCGTTAATATAGATCATATTTGTctaatttatcttctttcgTCGGATGTTTCTTGTCGAAACagatttcttggaaaaacttGTGCCAATCGTCAGACAAATGGGCCTGTCCAATGTCTAACATGAGTGGTATTCGTTGTGGAAACACCATGTTTTTCCATAACCGCTGTTGCTTTGATTTTGTTCTTATACTTTACATCTTTCGGCTTTAGCATGCTCTTATGGTTACTCAATAACCTTGAGGGAGTCAGTATGGATTTGTTGCTAAGACCTGTTGCTTCTAGAAAGTGATCGTAACCGCTATTCGAATTGCTCGCAGCGAGAGGAACATTATTATTGTCTTTGGTTGCAGCAGTTTTCTCATTCTGACTAATTGTTACCCCAAGATTGCCAAGCCTTTCCGATCCATCACCTTCCGGTCTATCTGGATCATCCGATAGATCACATTCATCCAAATTGAATTCCTCAAAATTTTGTCTGATATCAAATTCTTGATCGAATTCTGAATGGACGtgtttttccttcgttttcgTGCGTTTTTTTGCTTGATCTTCCGATTcaccaattttaaattcttcaaaatgacGAACAATATTGGTGACTTTGGGTATTTTTCGCATTTGTTCTCCACTAATTTCGTGGTTCTGACGCGTTTGAAAGGAGGATCGAACATTGTTGAATCTGTTCTTCCAGAAGTTCCCTTCTTCGTTGTTTCCTGTACCTTTATTAATCGTATCATCGAAATTCAAGCTTCTCGCAGACGATACATTAATCCCCGTAGATTTTAAAGGAGAGGATATAAAACCAAATATCTTCTTGCTGTGTTCAGACGAACCGGATTCGAGAAACTGTTGTTTTTTTCGTGTCTCATCGATCAGAAACGAAGGactaggaattttttttaagatcaacgtgttatttttaaactgtGGTTTTGGAGGCAAGGCAGGAGGTGTTTTAGGAGGTGGTGATATAATTTCCGGAAGCGATTCGATATCCTCGTAATCTAAATTCTTTGCTATAGTCAGTCCCTTCGTAGACATCTGTAAACAAGTCTTCTCCTCAATTCGTTCCAATTTCAAAGGCGGATTCGAGGCATTTACAGATGTTTTAATCTTTTGCGATACTTGCGAAGATTGGAAAGCTGCGTGTCTCGTTTCTTCCATCTTGATCTTTGGCTCTATAATGACAATTGGAATAGCTTTTGCTTCTTCCGATTCTTCCTCAAGACTCGACTCGTGATTCGTGATCGTAGTTGTAACGTTTGAAGTTGAGACATTTTGAGTAAGACTCATGCCAAACTCGTCTTCCGTAGCAGTAGGTTCGAAACTGTTGCTAGGAACATCGGTGAACTCGCTATCAGccgattctttttctataatacCTTCTTCGGAGtttttcctttccatttcAGATCCTACAGACTCGATGTCCGATAATTTAGCCGGTTGAAACCGTACAATTCTCCCTCGATGTTTAAATCTTCTGGACATTGAAAGAATGTTTTCTTCGTCCTCCATATCTCGCAAGAGGATCTGATTAACGCATTCCAGAACAGAATTATGATTGCTATTCGGTCGATACATGCTGTGTCTGAAAACATCGTCGTTCATTTTGTCTTCGTCAGGATCGCTGTACCAGTTCCCGCTGGTATCTTCTACGTTATGCTCTTCGATTTCCATTTTCAAGGATCTGCAAATCAAAtatgattatgaatattttacaataattaatacatatacatatatatatacagtaaaTAAGATTGTGCATTCAtgcttacattttttttcaaaaaacaaatactcacatactattattattgctcCCGGCATTATTGCTGTTgccattattattactataatccTCGTTCATTTTCGACGTGATTACATTTTCCGCATGGTTCCTCGAATTCGTCTCACTGAAAGAATTTACGTAAATAGGTTCCTGTTCCTTCTCCTGTTCGTCCCCCGAGGCAAAATTGCAATCCATTCCATCGTCCTTGCTCTCTGTCCTCGCGATATTCGTCGATTCGATCACATCCATTTCCTTCAACGCTTTCTGCGTTCTCGACCTGCCGATCCccatctttttcttcgataatttacAACCGTTCTCCATAATCATCGTTTTCtcttcctcgtcgtcgtcctcgtcgtcgtatATCATCGTAGTCTCGTTCTCGCTGTCGGTAACCATTGTCGGCGTACACCTATTGGATTTATTCAACGTGGAACTCGGCGAGACATCGGTGCTCTCGCCCTCGCAAAAACCTTCGGTGCTGAGCAACGAGGGACTGCCCTCCGTGGTGGTCGTGATAATCGACATATCCGTATTCTCGCTGCTCGTCAGACTTGTTTTCGAGATGTCGCTCCCGGCAAAGCTGTGCGTTTTCTTCACCCCTCTGTCCAGATCGTCCAGCGCAACAGGTACTTCTAACGGATTCAGTTTTGTGATTATCTCGCATTTCAAATTCTCAATGTCTTTACTAATACTGCAATCCTGCCTCGAGCTAACCTAAAATCAAGAAACAAACTAGGAGGTTAAGATTAAGGTTGAGGTTAGGTTAGCTTACTTCgttgattattattagtattattattattgaaatgaaacgaaaataggagatttgtaaaaaaatgttgtATAAAATGTTGATTTACAAAGATACATTTGGAATTCCATCgtgattatatatcaaaaggTAACGTTAGTTTAAATTAACGCAATGTAGTTGATTATCGACCgacaaaatcgatcgaaattgaaaacttACATCGACGTTGGACGTTTGAAGATCGTTGTTCTCGATATCGGTCGCCGTTTCGACCTTCATAGACGATTTACCAAGCGTCTGTTCGCGTTTACATTTGATGTAATTCTTGGTGTAGCGTCTGAGCCTCGCGATTTCGAGCTGCTGGTTCCTGATCACGTTGTCCTTCTCGCAGAGCAGCTGCCTGATTGATTTCTGCTCCTGCTTGAGCCGTGCCTCGAGCACCAGCAGAGCGCGAAGTATACGCGACAACTGTTGATCTCGAAGACTCCTCTCGGACTCGTGACTCGTGGTGCGATTGTCCAGCTCTTTCACCAGATCACGGCATCTCTTTGTGGCCGCCTTCAAGGCCTCTTGGGTACGAACCAGCTCTTGCTTGAGCGTCCGTACCTCGGTTTCCATCTGGAAAACAATTTGACGATTAGACaagcttgtttttttttaatgaagattttatatgcgtgaaaatctaaatctaaaaacattgtgttattaaatatcatcgatAATAAAACATCTGTCTacaaataatcgaattatgttatgttgaataaaatatttagataaaatatcgaactattattattattattggttgATTATCGAGTGGTTCGAGTATATACTTTGGTgtatatgcaataaaaaatttactagaCTCTAAATATCAGAGATAAGATTCAAGGTGACGATTTACGCATGATCGAAGAAACGAACGAGTGGGAATGATGGACCCTTCGCTTTGTTAACACACAAAAATGTTGAAGGCTGACTCCGGGGCAGAAACTTTGGAATTCATCCAGGTGTAGACGCTAGGAGGACCGGAAGGACCTGACCTGCAGGAATTGGCAAGCCAAAcagacagaaaaaaaaagaaagaaagaaagagagaaaggaaggaagccAGGCGATATAAAAAGGGGATTCATTGTTCGAATTTTTTGTCGGGAAAagtctattttatttctcaacaATAAATTTGTCAACTAAAAATCATCATACGTAATACGTTGATCGTTgttgtttaattttgtttttcttattaaattcacGATAAACTTGagcgataaaataataagataataaaaaaacggtTTAAAAGAGCAGAAATAATTTGTTCGTTGATTCGATACTGTCGAATGCCCATGGTGTGAAATCGTATCGACAAGGTTCGAGCAATGTGCAATTAAATCACGAAATGGTAATCGCGACGAGTCTTTTCAATTAAAGTACATTTCAAGATAACGGAATCGCGGCAAGGAAATTTATGGTGGGAGTTTCCACTTCCGGTCATTTCAAGGACACTTGGGGAACGATCGACATTGATGAACAATATTCGACTTTATCGGTAAAACAATCCTATTGTCATCGTGTTTTATTCGAAAGACGGgaggatttattaaaatttaataaatcgttatatatttattttattcaaatatttgaaaaaaaagaaggaatttgtataaaaaaatatttgtatcgaaTTCTGATACGATTTTATTTGAACGGCGAAAAGGGAgaggatttattaaaatttaatttagtaatcaaaatatttgtatttaaaaaaaggagtttataaaaaatatttgtaccgAATTCTAATACGATTTTATTGGAAGAGCAAgaggatttattaaaatttaatttaataatcaaaatatttatatttgaaaaaaagaatttattaaaaaaatataaatatcgaattctaACACGATTTCCACACGGttcacgaaatattttattaagcgTCGCAAAATGGATCTGTAAGTGATCAAATACGGATCGAACACGTTTCAGTtctttatttaactataaagTTTCGACGGGGTATACAACAAAGGTGAAATTATCTTCACTTCATGAGGTATCCCAATACAcgtataaattctaaaaactttGACAGTTAGTTTGCATCAACAGCGTTTAGCTCGCTTCACAAATTCCTGAAATCGATTTATCAAACCCTTAAACTTTGTTAATAACATCTACACTAGAAAatctatctattaaaaaaataatatgccaTAACtacagaattaaaaatattttttaaaaaatattgctccAATGGATCATTCATTTTTACACGCATGCTCtcaaatattatctttctttcctttcacgttataaaatttatgacgtTCCAACAACGTTAGCAACAATTCACTCCCTATCATTCCACGCTGAAAGAGAAGcgttttaagaagaaaagaacACCTATCGCGTGCTAGTTAAAGAAGCGTTTATTCGAAAGTAAATGGCAGTTCAACGCGGGATAGGAGCCGCCTATAGAAGAAGCCTCGTCTCTCTAAAACAACAGTGAAACGTAATAAGAGAACGAAGGGGGAAATGGTTTTGTTTCGCGTTCAACTAGAACTGTTGCGGCTTTGGTGGCTCTCGAAAAGGTTGTCAGTAGTGTAATAAAGCTGGCAGCCAGCGCGGTGAATTTATGGAGGCAGAAGATCGCAGGAAGCAGCAAATTTTCGCGGCTCTGTACAAGGTGTAATTATACGGTGGCCGATGTGCCGCGAGAAATGCATTCACGCTTCGCcgttttcttcgtttcatcACGGGGTGAAAAGTAATATCCACTGTTTGAAATTCTCCAAGTGATTCCACGTATTCGTCTTTTCGACCGATTTCGAGATGATTTGCATCGATAAATCTATTGATCGATCGAGATGTTTcctcaatttcttcttcttcgaattttgCGACGTATTTTGTAACATCCGGATTACAATTacataaattgcaataatttgaatttttgtgaGAAATAAACGTGCATTATCTGTAGACTTGACGTAATTTATCAGATCGTGaaatcgaaacatttttattttttgttttaaaatctttatcgtTAAAGCAGTAGCTGTTTATGTTATATTCGAGTatcgtgtaaaaattttatcagttTATGTCTGCActagaaagataaaattctaGTAAAATGTAACAGGTTATATAGATAACTGTATTTATaacaacgataataaaatatttccaaaaacgtttctatatttttttgctaatttaaaagttaaacgacgaatatttattttaaaaaaatgcttaTCATAACACGGTAAAAAGATGATGTATCTAAAGACATAAAATTATCTTGCTATGCTTGTCCTTGAGAATTATGCAAGTTATGTTTGAACATCTTTTCTCTACAATCAGCAGTTTACGAGTAACTTAAGATTGGTTAGTTATATATCTACACTTGGTTGattctgaattttaatttcaattatgtaTTCTATAGTgcaaattaaaacgaaataaaatgtattgaatgaaaattcttatttctagaaaaaaatattttataaatgcattaattagaaattgaatttcatctaacaataagaaaaataaatttgatctgTTCTCTAAATCGcttcgatttattaaaataaaaatactaatacaaaattatttaacaaaacgTTTTTGGATgctgaataatttttgaatcattttcaaagatattttttgtatttcaattttaatgtaatataaagtatGCATTAGTattctttgcaaaaattataatattataatgaaagatACGAGgatattactttaattatgaaagaattaattaattgagatATCACATTGTTTCAAACTTATTTGCACGGTTACGTAACTAGTGTAATATAACTAGCAAGTATGGCATCGTATAGCCTCTCTAAATGTTCAAGATTACAACATAGCAATTTAAGATGGTATGCAAATTCCGGTTCCGGTACACGTGACACCGAACACGTCGAAATCGACGATTTTCCCAATCCAACGAATTATTCGTATTCCACGAATACCGATAATCATgaggataatatttaatgtaatatatatttagaaagcgCAATTTGATGAAACGTCTGTGTCCTGAATgccaatgattaataaatgaacaaaCGTTGCGGCTTCGTGTAACTAATCGTAACACATcgattatgaaagaaaaaagagagaatattgatttattcatacaattcaattgaattcaatgacatgaattaaaatttacggtTAATGTAGAATAAATTGCTAAAAGATAATGAATTCTTAAGAAGCTTATAATGTTCGAGTCAATCATGCTCGTtttgttaggttaggttaggttattaGGACAAAAGTTGTTCAGGATGTCAGTGCTAGAAAATGATAACGcgacatattttaaatctttttaaattgaataccACGATCTTCTTTATCGTCAAAACTTATAGATATGCatgtatcttttaaaatttgacaCCCACGATCGCGTTCAATTTGAGCGTTAAAGTAGTTCACGGAGGTAATGGAAAAGTATGCTGCGACTTTCTCCGTTCTTGACCAAGTTGTCCGGTTTTTCGGTCCATGGTACGATAGGAGGTCAACAAATGAACTGGTTGCTACATAATGAGATATACTTCATGTTGGTAcagttattttctttaatatatcctGCATTCATCGAAtacttttcgaaaataaatgcaGAGGTCAGCAGAGTTGATCTCAATTATAGTTATTTCAGCTTCcttttcgtaaatattttttccttaattCAATTCCACATGGATTTCGAATATCCGTATAAAAGAATTGcagattggaatattttttctcaagTGACGTCAACGTTACATTCtctttttcgataataatttagaaacatACTTTCTCCGGTGTTACGATGTAACGGACGAATAGAGATCCATAATTATTGCACGAAATGCGCAAGAAGTATACGTAATCACATTTCTCTTGATTTTGTATTGTTCTTTATCAAGATTCGTAAATATCATAATGTTatgatttgtttaaaaatcattaataataatgacaaaaagtctcatttatttttaacaaaatatctgatctttaatttaaaaataatttttcaacagcacaaaagaataaaaatttctcatttcgTAAGTCAAGGATGCATACATAGAAGTTCTTACGATCACAAGTGTAGAATTGTGTCATTGTTTAAACAACCTTCATTGATTGCATCAGGCTATCTTATtacaaatcatttaataattactcgTACTATTTAAAGATAACGAATATCGACGCTTcggtaaatttcattatattacatatatacaagTTAGACTAATATAAATGCGATATAATCatcgatttttcatattagCACCTTTCAATCGTTATTCAATATGCAATCGCTATGTTTGGAGTAAACAATGGATGATTTTACAAAGGCTGCAACCAGACCTTCGATGAAAACGTCTTTGAAGAATGACTGATTCATCGTCCGGTAGACGTAGTAGGTCGTGTTGAAATAAGTCCGCGACATACTTTACGTATGCCTTTTTCTATACCGTtgctcatttaaaaaattgccaTATACCCGTTATAATTTGATTGTGAGCGTAAGAAATTACCAATCAAATGCATCCTCATTACATCATTATAAGAGCgcgtaattcaattttcttttttttttataggcgTATATTAGGCgtctatcttattattttcatcgatcacATAGAacgtaaaaatcaaatatttagttaaaattaaacatcttCGATATTAAAGAACTatcatatatgataattttcaattaaaaaaactatattcgTATATCATTCTCATTAAATCCTACACATCTTTACCTTAAATTCTCCTGTTTTGCAATGAAGTACACTTATCCGATTTTACTAAGAATATGTGGGCACGTGACCGGCATGATATATGTCCGAGCTTTTTCACACAATCACACACGAATCAACCAAATTTCACCTGATTTCGACATAACATTCTGTCACTGATCCTCGAGGCATCTGTCGTGCGTCGCCTCCTCGAGGATGCCGGTTACGAGTGCTCCCGAGAACAACCGTAGCCTGCCGAAGGTCACCGAATCTTTCCGAACGGTAGCGCAAATGAACGAACGTTTTTGCGTACCTGACATATTGCACTTCGAATTCTAAAACtactttgattatttttccaaactaCGAGAAAATTATGGCTTTATTTCTTCCCTTTGATAA encodes:
- the LOC108001899 gene encoding protein kinase 4 isoform X3 — protein: MSCRKKIDSKLWFEYSQMMETEVRTLKQELVRTQEALKAATKRCRDLVKELDNRTTSHESERSLRDQQLSRILRALLVLEARLKQEQKSIRQLLCEKDNVIRNQQLEIARLRRYTKNYIKCKREQTLGKSSMKVETATDIENNDLQTSNVDVSSRQDCSISKDIENLKCEIITKLNPLEVPVALDDLDRGVKKTHSFAGSDISKTSLTSSENTDMSIITTTTEGSPSLLSTEGFCEGESTDVSPSSTLNKSNRCTPTMVTDSENETTMIYDDEDDDEEEKTMIMENGCKLSKKKMGIGRSRTQKALKEMDVIESTNIARTESKDDGMDCNFASGDEQEKEQEPIYVNSFSETNSRNHAENVITSKMNEDYSNNNGNSNNAGSNNNSISLKMEIEEHNVEDTSGNWYSDPDEDKMNDDVFRHSMYRPNSNHNSVLECVNQILLRDMEDEENILSMSRRFKHRGRIVRFQPAKLSDIESVGSEMERKNSEEGIIEKESADSEFTDVPSNSFEPTATEDEFGMSLTQNVSTSNVTTTITNHESSLEEESEEAKAIPIVIIEPKIKMEETRHAAFQSSQVSQKIKTSVNASNPPLKLERIEEKTCLQMSTKGLTIAKNLDYEDIESLPEIISPPPKTPPALPPKPQFKNNTLILKKIPSPSFLIDETRKKQQFLESGSSEHSKKIFGFISSPLKSTGINVSSARSLNFDDTINKGTGNNEEGNFWKNRFNNVRSSFQTRQNHEISGEQMRKIPKVTNIVRHFEEFKIGESEDQAKKRTKTKEKHVHSEFDQEFDIRQNFEEFNLDECDLSDDPDRPEGDGSERLGNLGVTISQNEKTAATKDNNNVPLAASNSNSGYDHFLEATGLSNKSILTPSRLLSNHKSMLKPKDVKYKNKIKATAVMEKHGVSTTNTTHVRHWTGPFV
- the LOC108001899 gene encoding protein kinase 4 isoform X4, whose protein sequence is METEVRTLKQELVRTQEALKAATKRCRDLVKELDNRTTSHESERSLRDQQLSRILRALLVLEARLKQEQKSIRQLLCEKDNVIRNQQLEIARLRRYTKNYIKCKREQTLGKSSMKVETATDIENNDLQTSNVDVSSRQDCSISKDIENLKCEIITKLNPLEVPVALDDLDRGVKKTHSFAGSDISKTSLTSSENTDMSIITTTTEGSPSLLSTEGFCEGESTDVSPSSTLNKSNRCTPTMVTDSENETTMIYDDEDDDEEEKTMIMENGCKLSKKKMGIGRSRTQKALKEMDVIESTNIARTESKDDGMDCNFASGDEQEKEQEPIYVNSFSETNSRNHAENVITSKMNEDYSNNNGNSNNAGSNNNSISLKMEIEEHNVEDTSGNWYSDPDEDKMNDDVFRHSMYRPNSNHNSVLECVNQILLRDMEDEENILSMSRRFKHRGRIVRFQPAKLSDIESVGSEMERKNSEEGIIEKESADSEFTDVPSNSFEPTATEDEFGMSLTQNVSTSNVTTTITNHESSLEEESEEAKAIPIVIIEPKIKMEETRHAAFQSSQVSQKIKTSVNASNPPLKLERIEEKTCLQMSTKGLTIAKNLDYEDIESLPEIISPPPKTPPALPPKPQFKNNTLILKKIPSPSFLIDETRKKQQFLESGSSEHSKKIFGFISSPLKSTGINVSSARSLNFDDTINKGTGNNEEGNFWKNRFNNVRSSFQTRQNHEISGEQMRKIPKVTNIVRHFEEFKIGESEDQAKKRTKTKEKHVHSEFDQEFDIRQNFEEFNLDECDLSDDPDRPEGDGSERLGNLGVTISQNEKTAATKDNNNVPLAASNSNSGYDHFLEATGLSNKSILTPSRLLSNHKSMLKPKDVKYKNKIKATAVMEKHGVSTTNTTHVRHWTGPFV
- the LOC108001899 gene encoding protein kinase 4 isoform X2, which produces MWFHREMNSIFYVEADIKPAIIKDDRMETEVRTLKQELVRTQEALKAATKRCRDLVKELDNRTTSHESERSLRDQQLSRILRALLVLEARLKQEQKSIRQLLCEKDNVIRNQQLEIARLRRYTKNYIKCKREQTLGKSSMKVETATDIENNDLQTSNVDVSSRQDCSISKDIENLKCEIITKLNPLEVPVALDDLDRGVKKTHSFAGSDISKTSLTSSENTDMSIITTTTEGSPSLLSTEGFCEGESTDVSPSSTLNKSNRCTPTMVTDSENETTMIYDDEDDDEEEKTMIMENGCKLSKKKMGIGRSRTQKALKEMDVIESTNIARTESKDDGMDCNFASGDEQEKEQEPIYVNSFSETNSRNHAENVITSKMNEDYSNNNGNSNNAGSNNNSISLKMEIEEHNVEDTSGNWYSDPDEDKMNDDVFRHSMYRPNSNHNSVLECVNQILLRDMEDEENILSMSRRFKHRGRIVRFQPAKLSDIESVGSEMERKNSEEGIIEKESADSEFTDVPSNSFEPTATEDEFGMSLTQNVSTSNVTTTITNHESSLEEESEEAKAIPIVIIEPKIKMEETRHAAFQSSQVSQKIKTSVNASNPPLKLERIEEKTCLQMSTKGLTIAKNLDYEDIESLPEIISPPPKTPPALPPKPQFKNNTLILKKIPSPSFLIDETRKKQQFLESGSSEHSKKIFGFISSPLKSTGINVSSARSLNFDDTINKGTGNNEEGNFWKNRFNNVRSSFQTRQNHEISGEQMRKIPKVTNIVRHFEEFKIGESEDQAKKRTKTKEKHVHSEFDQEFDIRQNFEEFNLDECDLSDDPDRPEGDGSERLGNLGVTISQNEKTAATKDNNNVPLAASNSNSGYDHFLEATGLSNKSILTPSRLLSNHKSMLKPKDVKYKNKIKATAVMEKHGVSTTNTTHVRHWTGPFV
- the LOC108001899 gene encoding protein kinase 4 isoform X1, yielding MIVSTIFSSVTSFHRRHSNDAGRNAELTMETEVRTLKQELVRTQEALKAATKRCRDLVKELDNRTTSHESERSLRDQQLSRILRALLVLEARLKQEQKSIRQLLCEKDNVIRNQQLEIARLRRYTKNYIKCKREQTLGKSSMKVETATDIENNDLQTSNVDVSSRQDCSISKDIENLKCEIITKLNPLEVPVALDDLDRGVKKTHSFAGSDISKTSLTSSENTDMSIITTTTEGSPSLLSTEGFCEGESTDVSPSSTLNKSNRCTPTMVTDSENETTMIYDDEDDDEEEKTMIMENGCKLSKKKMGIGRSRTQKALKEMDVIESTNIARTESKDDGMDCNFASGDEQEKEQEPIYVNSFSETNSRNHAENVITSKMNEDYSNNNGNSNNAGSNNNSISLKMEIEEHNVEDTSGNWYSDPDEDKMNDDVFRHSMYRPNSNHNSVLECVNQILLRDMEDEENILSMSRRFKHRGRIVRFQPAKLSDIESVGSEMERKNSEEGIIEKESADSEFTDVPSNSFEPTATEDEFGMSLTQNVSTSNVTTTITNHESSLEEESEEAKAIPIVIIEPKIKMEETRHAAFQSSQVSQKIKTSVNASNPPLKLERIEEKTCLQMSTKGLTIAKNLDYEDIESLPEIISPPPKTPPALPPKPQFKNNTLILKKIPSPSFLIDETRKKQQFLESGSSEHSKKIFGFISSPLKSTGINVSSARSLNFDDTINKGTGNNEEGNFWKNRFNNVRSSFQTRQNHEISGEQMRKIPKVTNIVRHFEEFKIGESEDQAKKRTKTKEKHVHSEFDQEFDIRQNFEEFNLDECDLSDDPDRPEGDGSERLGNLGVTISQNEKTAATKDNNNVPLAASNSNSGYDHFLEATGLSNKSILTPSRLLSNHKSMLKPKDVKYKNKIKATAVMEKHGVSTTNTTHVRHWTGPFV